CTGGGTCTCGGGGGGCTCCGCTTGGGTTCCCTGGGCTCTGATGGGGACTCAGACCCAGACCGAGACCCGCTGAGTGGGACAGGCCCGGAATCAGACAACCCCAGCCCCAGCTCCCAGCCTCCATTCCCTGTGCAGATCCTGCCTAACCTCTACCTGGGCTGCGCTAAACACTCCGCTGATCGAGACACGCTGTCCAAACTGGGAATCCGTTACATCCTCAACGTCACCCCTAATCTGCCCAACATTTTCGAGAAGAATGGAGATTTCCGATACAAGCAGATCCCCATTTCTGACCACTGGAGTCAGAACCTGTCGCAGTTTTTCCCAGAGGCTATCCAGTTCATCGGTGAGTGAACATGATAGCGCAAGGTATTTCTGCAGAGAATGATCACCCTGTTACACATTAAAAGGGGagatgtgttatataatttgttaGCTATTACATTTCTTAATTGCTTACTTGTGCTGCTTTACTATACGTATTAACCTTTTTTGGTCCCTTGATATAGAATTCTGTCCAACACATTAAAGActtttaaaatcccctcccccccccaaaaaaaatatctaaattaTCACAAGTCCaggtttccttgattgttttatATGTCAcactgtgtgaatctgtgtgtgTTCAAATGACATTTTGTATGCTTTATATATAGGCAAGGGACTGTCACTCCATATGTCCCTTGGAACATCTTACAAAGCAGTGAGGACTGGCCACTGACAGCACAACCTGTTTGTGATCGTGCTGCACGCAGAGGAGGGGAGTGACGAAACAGCTTGGCTTTTGTCTGCTTTGTGAGATGTGTTGCTAGGAACATTTGGAGGTGGACTCACttgctatttgtttttaaattcattcaGGATTGTGTCACACATCTCATGGGTGAATAAACAGGGAAACTCAGATATTAAGGGAAAATATTGGACTTTCATTTTTGGTTGAGTAGTTTTATGGCCTTTGACTAAAAAAAGTCACACCCTACACAAATACGGTAACAGGTTCAATCAAGGATTTCAGAGCAGTGTGCAATGGCAGTATTCTTCCCTCTTACTCTCTCTGGTCATCCAGCGTTTTCAGCATTAATACAGGTACTTGGCCTGGCTGATACAATCAATgcagaatcaacaacagaaacTCATATTAAAAGTAGCAGGGCTCCataaagaaattattatttctgAACTATTAATGGAGAGTACAGTACCATTTCATTTACTGTTTGGTAAAAATGATTAGTCAGAACATCAAAGCTTACTTTGAGAAGGAGGCTGATCAGGCATTTTACTTCAAGTGCTGTGCACTCTCTTTTTCTGAAGACGTGATGTAATGTGGAAAAGAAAAATCTGATTATAAGTCTTGATTCACTTTTTTCCAGTACCTACTCTGATTCTGCTCATTTGCAGATAAACTGACCTTAATGCATGAAGAACTGGAAATAAATAGAGACAAACAGTGATTTCTGTTTCCTTGACTTTCACAATGACAGAAAGATGTGTTTTCCTGCAGAGAGAAATTGCTGTCTTTTTACAAGTGACGCCAGAGGTTACATCAAGACTCTTTGACCTCCTGCCTTGATTTAATCTGTTGCCTAAGTCTGACTTGGCAGACGACTGGGAGTCTTAGACTCTTTATTCCCTGTGTCCTTCCCAGCTTCCATTAAACAATGGACCAATTTAGAGATCTCTTTAGCCATTCTTACCAGCAAGCTGTGTCTTACTCTGCAAGGGCTTACTGTAAATTAGGTCATGGTCAAAAATAGCAGCAGTCTTCTCGAAAAACTGCAGTGAGACGAGTTCAGATCCTTAACCCTTTCAGACCAGCAGCCTGGGGCAAAAGagttgatacagtacatcagctgATTTCTTCACCACTTCTGGTTTATGGTTCTACTGTTCGTATTGACCAGCTTGTGCACCACATAACCCCGTCTGTTTCCCAATAGATGATTACAGCAGCCCCTCTGGGGGGAAGCACGATGCTGTGATAGACTTATCACATGCCTTCACACACACCAGCCTTTTCTGTCCTGCTGAGTTGTTATATATGATGACATTGCTTCATTGGCAGTCTAATCATACGGCGCAGAAGAGAATTACTCAGAAGTCTGAATGTGCATAACAGAGGAGGAAGGAAGTAAGAGCAATAGCAGATAAGGTCTTAAATGCTCCAGTTACTTTTTTTTAGCTGTTCATTTGACCCAGTTGAATTCATTAATGAGAAGCTCCAAAAAGTAGGCAGTGCTATTAAAGAGTTTGGAAGATTAGAATTGCTAAGTAGCTGTTTCCAAATGGATGTTATGCAGGTCCATTAGGATCAGATTGAGAGAATGGCCACTCAGCAGACCTTCAAGTTATTAATCTGATGAAGAGAAAGACGTAGATGTAGATACTGATAAAAACGTGACTGCAAAGAGAGGTTCTTGCCGGAGAAGGACTGATATTGCAATCGAAAACAGTAACAAAGGGGAAGACATTGTGATGGCACGATTTTTGTTAACTTGCTTAACAAATGGCACTATCTGGAACCTACTCCCGGACCTGGTACACTTCCCAGCCAGGTGCTGAGTACCAGACTTTTTAGGCACATATAAGAATAAGCAGGACACAATTTTAGTTTGACTTAGCTAGCATACtaccaaatgagcaagatgggATGAATGGACTCCACTTGTTTGCATCCTTTGTTCTGTTGCTGGGGTTGAAATGACAGCTCTGGTAGTTTTAggcatatttttcttttgcGAGCTAGGGTATCGAAAGTGCAAGCTTTTGCTAAAGTTGCCAAGATTCTGCAAAACTCAGTCCTTCTGAAATCTAGTTCACCACAGCTATGCTTTTGTTCCACATACGTAGTATCCAAGCAGTTGTTGCCAAAACTGgtgtattcattattttttggGGTGTCCCTTCCCTCTTTCTTCTCAGACGAAGCCCTGTCCCAGAGGAGCGGGGTGCTGGTGCACTGTCTGGCTGGGGTCAGCCGCTCAGTCACGGTCACCGTGGCGTACCTCATGCAGCGGTTGGGCCTCTCGCTGAACGACGCCTATGACTTTGTGAAGCGCCGCAAGTCCAACATCTCGCCCAACTTCAACTTCATGGGTCAGCTGCTGGATTTCGAAAAGACCCTGCGCAGCCCCTGTGACCAGCTGGCCAATGAGGAGCAGGCCTTCTTCACCCCTCCAGCCAATCAGCATCAAGACCCACCCCCGTCCCCTTGAGGTGGGCATGCCCAAACGGTTAATGCTGAATATAATAAACGCACTTGTTAATCCAAGGCTGAGCCATGGTTGATAAAGGAttgtccatctggccatgacaAAACTGTCCACTGGTGGCCTGATGATTACTCTGCAATGCATTGGAATGTGAGGATAGTGCAGTCAGAAGCGTTTGATTGTGCAACATAAATCTGATTATATACAGAGCCAAGACAACACACAAGCACAAAGCTTTTCTTCCGCACTCACATAATCCAAATGTAAGCCAAATGACAATCGACTGTTACATCTAAGATTTCAACACAGATTTCAACTGAATGTACATAATCCTGCTACTGTCTTGAGattaaacaaaagacaaaatgaaaagcttttaatattatataaagGAATTGCTTTTGTATAGCAATTTGTTGCTGGGCACATCttgctactgtttttttatctattttttacattaCGTGGTTGGTTTTATATACTTGCTTATATggtgattttatttcatttctccttGTTTGTAATTTTGATTTTTGTAATTGCTTTCAACCAACTCGACTGTCAATAAAAGCCAATCTTAAAATTCTGTTCCTTTCAGGTGGTCTCTTTCTGGAGTTTTTAGTTCCTGCAGCACTTTATGATTCAAAGTAATACATTCCGTCTTCTGGTTACAGTCCAGAAGAACTGGTCCCATCATTGTATTTTCATTCACAAGCTGATTTTGCAGTCTCAAACCCCAATCTGCAGCcttttaaaatttcaaagttGTCTCAAGTTCAAATGGTTATAGCCCCAGAAGTGAAAGCTCGATGGATCCAACTAACATCTCAGTGGAGTTGCTCGTGCAGCTACAGAATTACTGTTAATCTAGCTGCGCAGGCTTCCTCTTATCTTTTGAAGGTGAAAACGCAGTAACCATAAAGAATCCAGCTATATTTACATCAGAACCCTACACTGAACAGATCAATAAGAATCAGTCTTCCTAGTACGAATGGAACTGTCCTAGGTCCTGAACGGTTAGTTCTTAAAGGTGACAAGAATGGTGAACATATGTTATAACTCTAATGCAGATTACTTCGGAAAATAGCTCATAAGTAGTCTTTTTTCTTGTATCCAGTCATCTCCTAGACATAGGAACCTTAAAAGACATTGACATTATTGCATCCTTGCAgctaataaaatattcaaacacATGCAGACTTGTGCATCGTAAGAAACAAATTCCTGAAAACTCATTCTTCTTGCAGTTTGGAATAGTCACATTCCTTTTTGCACCAGATTTTCTGGACATTTGCTCCTTGAGTCAATGGTTCACTATATTTCAATTACCTGCATGGGCAGAGGAGACAAAAACATTCAAACTTCTGCAACATGTGCCACTGGGCCTTGTGATTCTTCTCTAAGTGCAGATCTCACAACCCGACTGAAGACAGTGCACTCAAGACAAATGGTGATAATGGTGAAATTGCTAATTCCAATCAAAGGTATCTCAATTACTGGGTTAGGTGAAGCATCCCCACTTGACTTCTAATGCACCCATGCCTTCATCAGGTTTGCCAACTGTGCCAATTACCTATTTATATAATGTAGAGCAGGTCTGGATGACAGTTTCCTGTCTTGGCTTTCAATTAGACCTTTGCCAAATGAGCCAATTTGGCCCCACAGCATAGTTTGAAACTGCCCAGACACTCCGGCCTGGTTTCAAAGACCAAGATTAGCAATAGGTTCAGACTTGTCAACCTCAAAAAGCAGTCCATCCAAGGTTAATGCTAATCAAAGTCTGTGAAACCAATAGTACAAGTAGGGTCTGCTCCTTGGCGTGACAGCCACCAAATCTCCACAGGAAATGTATTCATTAGTCACATTTGAATGCAAACAATGTTAAAAGCTTTTCTGAAATGGTTTTGATGTGACTTGCCATTAGCTCGCCCTGCAAAGGAACAGCAAGTTCGGGTTGCTGGTTGGACTTTACAGTCCAGAAAGGAGTGATTCAGACGAGGGCTGCACCTTGCACGCAGTGCCGTGCATGTGCAGGGCTGTTGCTCCTTTTTGCCCATGCAGGAAACGTGTGTCACTTCCCACAGGAAGCAGGCTACAGGATGCGGCCCTTTTCTGCAGGAAGTGGGCGGCTGTGAGAAAGGAAACGGAGGGAACAGAGTGTGGCCTGTTTTGCTGCGCGGGGGAACTGGATAGTTCGTTTCAAACCGGGCGACCTTTTTGTCTTTTGTGAAAGAGAAGGGCAGCTCTAGAATGTCACTTCCATAAGAGATCCATTCAGTGACTAcagtgttgctgttgttgttttttgcttaTTGTTGCACTTTTCTCCAAAAGCAATATTAATTTGATGACAGGAAGAAAGTAAAACTGAACAGCAGAGGTTATGGTGTCCCACAACCAGTAAATTGTACTTGttatctttattttacaaatggaATTTAACATTACAGAAATAGCAATTTGATTCGTGCATAGATCAAGGCCATTAAATTGTGCTATACCTTAAGCAATAAAATGGACTTACTTTTTGCATTtatattaaacacatttaaaaaccttTTGTAAAATGAACTAGTCATAACTGCATAAATCTCATGCCCCGTGTCATGGCAGCCTATGCTGGTTTCTTGATTAGTGTTCTTGTTGAAAGTCAGTATTTGAAGGAGTGACACAGGACAGCCTCTACAGGAACAGCAGTACCGAGTGCACCCAACCAGGTCAAgggatgaaaaataaaatgaagtaaATATTTGGATGCTGGCATATCAACAATATCTGGTGGCCAAGAAAAACCTTAAAATCCCACTTCATCAGAAATCCCTCTGCCCaatcataaatataaaatgaggAATTTGAACTGCATGGAGGATTCACCCATAATGAAATAACTGCAATCTATTTGTAAAGCTCTGTCGTCCCCCAGATGGGGCCTGTTTAATTCAATGCACTGCACCTTCAGTAAACCAGAAGTGTCTTGCTGGCCTTGACTCACCCTGCTTTCTATAATGGAACAGAGGGCTGACAGGAGGGGATTTCCAAGCTCTGCTTTCAGACAACACTGCCACCCATCAAGGACACCTCTTCCTCTGCCCTGGCCACAGGCTCTTAAAGGCGAAGCAAACTTCATCGACCCTTTCCTGTCTCTCCACCGACCTCACTGCGCCTCTGGCCTTGCAGGTTCTCTGTGTGCAGAACTTGTGTGCAGGGTGCTTTCTCCGTGTCCTTGGGCTGTGCGTGTGTATTTAAACCATTCGAGATGGAGGCGAAGCAAAAAcagcttttataaaaaaagatatacagtaaaatacagtCTTCGCCACTGCTGCCACATGATGAGACTGGCCACTAGGTGGGGTCTTTATCCATTTTTGTCCTTTCAAGGGGTTGTCAATTCATCAACTATGGCAATTATAAGTTATAAAGCATCACATTTTTGTGGAGAAGTGCAATGAGCATTCATcaccagaaaaataaataaataacagttAGAAACAGATGTGCCAAAACACCTCATTTGCAAAAGGACAATTCATAAGTTCAGTTTCCTGTAATGTTGTGATTGGACAAAGagataattaatattcattcccATAAAAGTACAAATTACAAATACTGCTCTTGGGTGGCACCTTAGCCTAGAGTTGTCTTCTTTCTAATGGTGTCGCATACCTTGAGTGGTGCCATAACCGGACCTTTAAATAGGTTGGTCTAGGCAAAACAGATACCAGCTCAgctacaaagtaaaataaaagcagTGCTCTTTATTTTACAGTGCAGGGATACATacttaaacacaaacaaaaaccaAACTCTTCTTCTAAGTTCTAACTGCATGTTTTCACTTCCTTTCTTAAGTAACTGGGCAGCTATGTTGTTTACAAACTCCAAAACTCTTCTCAAACACAATCTTTTTTCAGCTAAAGTgtagaaaaaatcatttttcaagTCCATAGGCTCATGGCTGGGAGCTTCTTGGTTCCATTCTCCTTTGGTACAGCCTAAAATGAGAGCCTCAGCTTCCTAGTTTTAAATGTCACCTGATCAATTATATTTGTCCAGTTGGTCAGGTGAAGGGGCTTGGCAGGTTATCCCCCTTGTTTTCTGGGAAATGTGGTTTAGATGAGAATCTCCATCTTGTCTGAACTGATGACCCTTTTGCAAAAGATTAAACACACTGAAAGCAGTACAGTCGACATCAATTCACAATCGACGCCCAAAGACAATATTTAtatatggaaaaatattttgaaactggaCTGGTTGGCTTTGTTGGACAGATGTGAATTTGGTGTTGCTGGATATTTGTTGCTGGATTATTAACCAGTAGGTGGTCTGAGGGCATCTCAAAATTGCAGGGCCAGTGTAACTCCAACAAAAAACAGTTCTTCACAATAGCTGCCCCAGTGCACTCAAAACTGCCCAGTCTCCTTTCAGTTTCGATCTGGGCAGTTCCTTTTGCCCTGCAGTTTTTCTCTCTGCAGGTGTGTACGCTGTGTATATGTGTGACTCAGGCAGATCTCTATTGCTGCAGGGCTCTAGATTTCCCACACACTCAAACCGTACAAGCAAAGATTACATCATATTGGGCGGCGCTCTGCCCTCAGACATTTATGACAATTAGGAAAGAACTGAGTGCTTTCTCGTATTCGATTAGAGGGATATCACTGTAATTCCTCGGAGAGCTGGTAATGGGGAGCATTACATTATCAGGAGCGAGTCTGGCGAAAATGGAAGGTGACATCATCAGTGCAAGTGCATTCCATCTCTTTGCACAGTGCATTAGGAGCCGGCCCGCATTGAATAATAAAGACAACAATAGGACTGTTCTGATAGTGGTGGGTGGAAGACATAAGGTCTGGTGCTCTGTGCAGTATtaacaaagaataaaaataaaatgaaaagctttTATGGCATTTATTGCTCCTTCCGAAAATGAGACCTGTCGTGTACACTACCGAGTAAACATTTGTGAACTCCCGCAGTAATTATGGGAATCACACTTTCTTAGCACGATGCCCTCGGTGAATTGAAATGGTTCTTTTCTTAAATAGTCATAAGGGTCAATATTTACTCATTCAATGTTTTTTGAGATGCAAAGGTCTAAGGAGTACAGTAGGAGAAAATTAGTTATTAAGATTCGGTCAGTATACTGTACGTGAAATAGTAAGTGAacctttgttttcttattacaattaaacaagtaaacaaaGACTGTTTGAGTTTGAGTTTGGGTTTGGGCAGCCCAGTCCTCTGTTAAAAGTGAGATACTTTGTGAATTAGATATTTACCATACAGGTTAGAGAAAACACATCAAAAGAGATTTCAGAGGacctcagaaaaaaataagttgatGCTCATCAGTCTGGAGATGATTGGAA
This genomic window from Lepisosteus oculatus isolate fLepOcu1 chromosome 2, fLepOcu1.hap2, whole genome shotgun sequence contains:
- the LOC102687608 gene encoding dual specificity protein phosphatase 7 isoform X1 codes for the protein MPFWPCHGRGVKAAGMEALARSPSWLCGELDLSPEPGVLVLDCRPREMYEALRVVGAISVAIPSILLRRLRRGQLTVPSLIRCPEEREGFASRCATHAVLLYDEGREAGPSGGPTALEEEEDSVMAVMLHTLRKDGCQVYYLKGGFQMFHRLYPQHCESGTSVSARWLAPPASVLGLGGLRLGSLGSDGDSDPDRDPLSGTGPESDNPSPSSQPPFPVQILPNLYLGCAKHSADRDTLSKLGIRYILNVTPNLPNIFEKNGDFRYKQIPISDHWSQNLSQFFPEAIQFIDEALSQRSGVLVHCLAGVSRSVTVTVAYLMQRLGLSLNDAYDFVKRRKSNISPNFNFMGQLLDFEKTLRSPCDQLANEEQAFFTPPANQHQDPPPSP